The sequence TAGACGGACAGCGGGCTGAGGGGCTCCCCCTCGTCATGCACCTCGGCGGTGCCGTCGAAGACGTAGTCGCTGGACACGTGGACGAGGGTGATCCCGTGATCAGAGCATGTGCGGGCGAGGAGGGCCGGCCCGGTGGCGTTGGCCTTCCAGGCGGTCGCGCGGCCCTCGGCGGTCTCCGCCCTATCCACGGCGGTGTAGGCGCCGCAGTTGATCACGGTGCCGTAGAGCGACCAGTCGTACTGTGTGTAGGCGTCCGGGTCTGACATATCGAAGGTGTCGATGTCGCAGAAGTCGAAGTCCTTGGCCACGCCGCGCTCCTCGGCGAGCGCGCGGACCGCATGGCCCAGCTGGCCGTTGCAGCCGGTGACGAGGGTGCGCTTCGGCGCCATGGGGACGACATCGGCGAGCATCGGGTGGTTGAGGTCGGCCTCGGAGACGGTGGCCTCGTCGAGAGGGATGGGCCACTCGATGGCGAGCTCGGGGTCGGCGAGGTTCACGAAGGTGTAGGTCCTCTTGAGCTCCAGCGACCAGTGGGCGTCCACCAGGTAGGTGTAGGCGGTGCCGTCCTCCAGGGCCTGGAAGGAGTTGCCCACGCCGCGCGGGACGTAGATGGCCCTACTCGGGTCGAGCGTGCAGGTGAACACCTTCCCGTAGGTGGCGCTGCCCTCGCGCAGGTCCACCCAGGCGCCGAAGACCGAGCCGCGCGCCACCGAGATGAACTTGTCCCAGGGCTCGGCGTGGATGCCGCGGGTGACGCCGCGGCTGTCGTTGTAGGAGATGTTGTTCTGGACGACCCTGAGGTCGGGGATGCCCAGGGCGGTCATCTTGGCGCGCTGCCAGTTCTCCTTGAACCAGCCGCGCGAGTCGCCGTGGACGGCCAGGTCGACGACCTTGAGGCCCCCGATGCCGGTCTCGGCGACGGAGAGGTCCTTCTCGAATGCGATGTCTGCCATATGGGAAAAGCTCCTATCGAAGAGGTTCAGGTTGCGGGCGCCCGCGCGGGGACGCAGGATCATCCCCATGCCCTGCGGCCCCGCGCGGGCGCCCCGCGGTGCGGTTCGCCGGGGTTCGGCCTACTGCCCCTGGGCGCGGTAGCGGGCCTCGGTGGCCTCCTTGGCCGGGCGCCACCAGGACTCGTTCTCCACGTACCAGTCGATGGTGGCCTTCAGGCCCTCGGCGAAGTCGGTGTGCGCCGGCCTCCAGGCGAGCTCGCGCTGGAGCTTGGTGGAGTCGATGGCGTAGCGGCGGTCGTGGCCGGGGCGGTCGGCGACCCAGTCGAAGTCCTCGGGGTCGCGTCCCATCGCCTCCAGGATCATGCGCAGGACCGTGATGTTGTTCTTCTCGCCGTCGGCGCCGATGAGGTAGGTCTCCCCCATCTCGCCCTTCGTGAGGATGTCCCAGACGGCCGAGGAGTGGTCCTCGGTGTGGATCCAGTCGCGGACGTTCTCGCCCTTTCCGTAGAGCTTGGGGCGCACGCCGTCGATTATGTTGGTGATCTGACGCGGGATGAACTTCTCCACGTGCTGGTAGGGGCCGTAGTTGTTGGAACAGTTGGAGATCGTGGTGCGAAGCCCGTAGGTGCGGGCCCAGGCGCGCACGAGCATGTCGGAGGAAGCCTTGGTGCTCGAGTACGGCGAGGACGGGTGGTACGGCGTCTCCTCGGTGAACTTCGCCGGGTCGTCGAGCGCGAGGTCGCCGTAGACCTCGTCGGTGGAGACGTGGTGGTAGCGGATGCCGTACTTCCTCACGGCCTCCAGCAGGCGGAAGGTGCCCTCCACGTTGGTGCGCAGGAACGGCTCGGGGTCGGCGATGGAGTTGTCGTTGTGGGACTCCGCGGCGTAGTGCACGATGGCGTCGTGGCCTGGGACGATGCGGTCCAAAAGCTCGGCGTCGCAGATGTCGCCCACGACGAGCTCCACGCGGTCCGCGGGCAGCCCGGCGATGTTCTCGGGGTTGCCGGCGTAGGTCAGCTTGTCCAGGACGGTGACGTGTACCTCGGGGTGGTTCTTCACCACGTAGTGCACGAAGTTGCTGCCGATGAAGCCGCAGCCGCCCGTGACGATGATGTTCTTAGGTTCAAAAATCTCAGACATGAAAATCCAATCTGAAGCAAGTACAGCTTCTTTAGTATGCCGCAGGAAGTGACGCCGCGACACTATTCAACAAAACTATCGGACATTTCGGCATGCGATAAGAGCCATAACCTTCGCAGAATTACTTCCCCCACAAAAAGCTTCCGGAATGCTGTCTTTGTCATACCGGAAGACCGAATTCCCAGTTTTATCGCGTAAGTACTTATAGAAGAAGTCCTCCCAGCTTTTAAACTTCTCACTGTCTGCAAACGCTTCCGGCTCTTGCAAAACCGCTTTGGCATCTAACCCTGAAATTACGCCGGAGCTCAGCAGAAGCCACTCAAACGACTCGGGAAGACAAACCGTAACAGCATCGCGGTGAATGTCTTGCAGCTTAAGGACACGGTCCGCATAGCACCCAAATGCCGCTCCGTCCGCAACAACAAACACGCGATCGTCGAGATGCTGATCCAACCAGCCCAAAATCGCGCTGTTCGTCATGGCAGAAGCACAGGAAAGCTCACTGTCAGCGAAATGCCGTTCAAAGAACTGGAAACCAGACTTACTGTCCTCGCATAGAAGGATAGAAAAGTCCTGTTTTGGCGCCGACCGGGAAATAGCATAACGATGATTCCCACGATCTTGATAAACAGGGACGAAAGAATGGTATTTTCCGCTCGTCTTAATCTTGTAAATCTCATCCACGCTATACGGAAGATTAGGGAAATCAGCCCTTGAGATCAGCACGAAATAATTCGAGGAATACAGCACATGATGGGCAAACTCATCAGAATGAATCTCTTTTAAGCCCTCATCGACAAATACAATCGAGTCATGAACGGACGAAAGCTGGTTTCGCCAATCATAATCGGTCAGGGCGACACAGGGACAATCGCATTGCAAGGAAACACCCGACTGCTCGCCCGTTCGCATGTAGTCTGCGACCATGTCAAACAGTGTCGTCTTACCCGTGCCGCTATCGCCACGCACAATAGTGATGTTCCGCTTGATGGTAAATGTGTACTTGGTTCCCCTGCGGCGGGAAATCTTAACGAGATGCGAACCGTTCATAAGCAGCACCTACAGATACGGAATCGACTCGTGAATCAATTCGGCCATGTTGTGAACGATTCGGCCGCTATTCACGACTTTAATTTTAAAATCCTCGCGGCCAAAGTCCATCACATGATAGAGATTCACAACGAGCTTGCGGTCTTTCGCCATATCGAGAATCCACTTGGCACAGTTATCACCACAGGTAGAAGCGTTAAAAATATGCTTACGATCAAATCTCATAAGCAGCAGCGTTTTCACGCCACCAGAAAGCTGGAGTGGGGAAATGGACCCAAGCACAGGGCTTTCGATGAGGTTTTCGGAGACAACATCCGATCGATCGACATCTTTAATTATCGAGACTGCATAGGGATCCGTAATCCAAGAAGACCGGTAAGAGTTTTTGAAATATGTCGCTGTGTTGTAAATCGCTTCTGGCATATCGCCAAAGTAGACGCTTAACACATCCACTCCCAATCATATTGTCTTTATGGTCAACGTAATCATAACGAAAAGGGCCACCAGATAAACGGTGGCCCCTAAAAGAAAACAAGCCGGCGCTAATACTCGCGCGGGCTGTTGACGATCTCGCCGGCGGCGACCTTCTTCAGGTGCCGGCCGTAGACCGACTTGCCGTAGGCCTCGGCGGCCTCCTCCAGCTCGGCGGTCGTGATCCAGCCGTTCTCCCAGGCGATCTCCTCGGGCACGGACACGGGCAGGTCCTGGGAGTGCTCCACGGCGCGAACGAACTCAGCGGCCTCGTGCAGGCTCTCCATGGTGCCGGTGTCCAGCCACGCGTAGCCGCGGCCCAGGGTCACCACGGACAGCGTCCCCTCCTCCAGGTACATCCGGTTAAGGTCGGTGATCTCCAGCTCGCCGCGGGCCGACGGCTTGACCTCGTGGGCCTTGGCGGCGACGTCGCCCGGGTAGAAGTACAGGCCGGTGACGGCGTAGGAGCTCTTGGGCTCGGCGGGCTTCTCCTCGATGGAGACGGCCCTGCCCTCGCCGTCGAACTCCACGACGCCGAAGCGCTCCGGGTCGTCCACGTGGTAGCCGAAGACCGTGGCCCTGCCCGACTCTGCGTTCTGGACGGCTCGCGTCAGGTGGCGCGACAGGCCGTTGCCGTAGAAGATGTTGTCGCCCAGCACCAGGGCGCACGGCTCGCCGTTAATGAACTCCTCGCCGATGGTGAAGGCCTGCGCCAGGCCGTCGGGGCTCGGCTGCTCGGCGTAGGAGAGGTTCACGCCGTAGCGCGAGCCGTCCCCGAGCAGGCGCTCGAAGTTGGGGAGGTCCGTCGGCGTGGAGATGACCAGGATGTCCCGGATGCCCGCCAGCATGAGGGTGGACAGCGGGTAGTAGATCATGGGCTTGTCGTAGACCGGCAGCAGCTGCTTGGAGGTCACGAGCGTGAGCGGGTACAGGCGCGTGCCGGACCCGCCGGCGAGGATGATGCCTTTCATATATTCCGTCCTCTACAATCGAAAATAGTTATAAATCGAGCGGTTAGTAAGAGTTTGATATTCTATTAAGTTAATCCTTCTCAATATTAACGAAAGAAGCAATTGATGAACAACCGCAAGGACACAACCCGTAGAGACGACATAACGAACGTGAGGGCCCTTGCAATATTCCTTGTAGTCCTAGGCCACAGCATTATTCTGTATTCAAGTGCGTGGGGATATTATCCAACTGAACAAAAATCAATTCTGTTGGATAATCTCAAATTCTTAATAAACGGAATCCAGATGCCCTTGTTCTTTTCGTTATCTGGCTTTTGTTTTTTATGGAGCTGGAATCGATCAAGCGATTTTATCAGTCAGATCATTAAAAAAGCTCAACGCTTAATTATCCCCTATATCATGATTGGAATATGTTGGCTCTTCCCCATCAGGATGCTCGTTAAGTATCCCTATTACAATGGCCAAACTATATCGCACATCATCTTTAAATCAATTCTGTTGGGCGAAGACAACGGTCACCTTTGGTTTCTCCCGACTCTTTTTTTCATTACAGCAACCACGTCGTGCATCTTTCAAATACTCGAAAAGAGCCCTCTAACAAGTTTTAAGGTTCCGATAGTTTTCGGCGCTTCAATTTATCTTTACCATTTTGGAATACCATCAGCGAACAGGTATATCAATTTGGCAGAAGCAAATGCGATATGGTTTGCGCTTGGCCTAACAATCCACTACTTGGAAGCAAACAAATGGTTCGAGAGTTATAAAAGGCGTAAAAGCCTATCAATAGTCCTAATACTATTATTCCTTGTAAACTTACTAAAACAAGTTGTGCCCCCCATTGCTTCCACCGCCCTTACATGCATGGCGGTTGCATCAATTTATTGCGTCATCCCCCAAAAGGCAAACCTACTAACCGAAAAGATTAGCAAAAACAGTATGGGAATATATCTTTTTCATTCTCCACTGGTTTACATTTCTTTTACCTACTGGCCCAACATAGCCCCAATGGCGATGGCAGCAATTAACCTGATTGGATTTGGATCAGTCGCCTATATGTTGACGAATCTAATTCGAGTCACAAATATGGGTTGGATAATCGGGGAAACGCCAAAGGCATCACACGATAAGAAACAGGGAAAGCAATAGCCAAGGAATACAGCTAATTAAACTGTTTCTTCCATTTATCGATGCTCGTCCAGGGAAGATTAATCTCAGTTTTAACGGGATGGTTTATCCAATCAGCTATTTTAAGGAGATAGCCGTCCTCGCGTTCAAGAACGGGAAGCCCCGTATCCTCACCGATCTGACGGGCTCGATTATCAATTGCAATGATTAGGGAGCGATGTCCTCCATTTAAACAGCGAATGCCCGCATGGAGACGCGTCCCCACATAATCAAATTCCTCGGTTTCAATTACACGATTAAGGTCTTCGATATTGGGGCCAATAACATTAAATTGCGTCAGATCGGCTATTTGATCAAGACACCAATCAACATCATGGCTTCCTTGAACCCAGATCGTTACCTTTTCGTATTCCGACGACAGCAATTCCAGCATCTTACGGTCACGTTCCGCATCGAAACAATAATCGGTAATTGACGTAACAACGTTTTTAGAACGCTTAGAGGAAATCTCAAGTTGCTTAGATGGGGTTAACGACCACATGGTCGGACATGCGGTATTAAGAACATTCTCTATGCCAATAGAGTTAAGCCTCTTCTTAGTCATTTCATCTCGAACACTATGAAGATATTCATCGGATAGCAAGGTTTTATAGAACTTCTTTGTATAGGCGTCGATCGCATCGTCCACCCCAATGTCAGACATGCCCACGCCGAACAAAACAACGTTTCTATTATTGCCCAACCGCTTGGCAAGCGCCCATTGCTGCTGATCAGCCATATGCGTATACAGAATATTTGTGCCGCACAACAGCTTTACGTGTTCAGGATACATTTCAAGCTCTTTGGAATAATAGTGCGTTGCCACATGGGGCAACGCAGCACCAAAGATTTGATCCGCGATACAGCCACAGGCATCCATGATCACATGGTCACCAGAGTTCTCGCTTCCCATAGCCGTATCCAAAAGGAGATAGCGTTCCTGCTTAACACCATCGGATTTTTCATCGTGCCTGCGTGATGTCGCAGAGGCTTTAAGTAGCTGAGTCCATTGGTTAAAGCGCGCCATTAGTTTCTCCGAAATAAACGTTTGAGTAGAGCAACGTGACCGCCAACGACACCCGTCGATGCAGAAGGCTGACACGGTTCACAATATTCATCAGATAGGTTAAAAACGGCAGACACGCTGCATGCGCCACTTTCAACCGAACGAACAACAGGATGAGCGTTGCGAGAAGGCGAAAGACAGACAAGTTGGCTTAGCTCGGCGACGCAAAGCGGATTTTTGCCGTCTTCCGCAAAAGAGTATATATGAATGCGAAGATAGGCCTCTTCATCATCATTTAAAAACAGCGGAACATGCCCCGCAAAATGGCCGTCCCTAGATTCAAGACTAATCCAGCGAATATCAGACTGATCAAGGGCGCGCCAAACAACTGCGCGAACATCCGCAGGCATCAAAGACGACTCAAAACGCACAGTCAAATCAACAGAAGAAGCTTGGATAAGCGTTTGAGACATGGCAGACGATAGCAATCGAGCATCAGCAAGACGATCGCTGAGCAAGAAGACCTTACTTTGTTCTTCAGTTTTTGGCACATTCCCGAAGGCGGACTTCCCGCTAGCCAAGGATGGCTCTTCATTCAGATAACGCGTAAAGGCCTCGAAGAACATTTCATTTTCACGCTTAATCGACGTACAGCTAAATCTATTAGGCGAATCGCATTTTGAGCCTGAAAGAGCCTCAAGAATAGAAGAAGCAATGCCACAAGCAGAGGGCTCAGCGAGGTGGATGGTGCCCTCCGGAAAGTCGAGTAGGTTATTCTCACGGTTTATTTCAATTACCGAGAGCTTCGATGCAAGCATTTCGAAAGGCAGGCGAGAGGGATTAGTCACGCTCAACGATACGCCGGCAACACACTTGGCATAAAGCGAGGCGCATTCATCAGCAGTCAAGATGCCGAGGCCGCGTACGCGTGGATCATGAATGGGAGGCATTGCGTCTTCGCCGTATAAATAAACGACAACTGCATCGTCGAGCTTGAGAAGCAATTTAATTGCATCAAGCAACATGCCAGACAAACGTCGATCCTTATTGGATTGATAGATAGCACAGACGGCATACTCTCTGCTTAGATTTTGTTCCTGCGCAGTATATATATCGCTAACGCCAAAATCACAATATGGGACTTCATGCGAATAATAGGGTTCAACTTTTTTAGAAAGCCATCTGCCTATCGTTATGGGGTTTAGTTCATAACGATAACTTGCTTCGGCATTTAGATACATCTCCCCCATCGGATAGAACCAAGGTTCAAAATCCTGAATGAAGTAGAACTTATGGGCGCACTTCTGCATAGATGCAAAGTGCGCCGTATTCCAAGCGGTGGCGATTACTGCAAAAAAATCCTCGGGCACACTCGGTGCCACAAGAACTTCTTTAGGCGAATAATCAAACCAATCCTTTATTTCGGCCTGAACTCTATGAGCACTTTTGTATGCTTCACAGCCCGGCATAATGTAAAAGTAGTTCTCATATCCACGAGAATCTAGAAAGGAAGCCTTGCTGCAGATGGTTCGAAAGCCGCCAGAACCCTTTGCCGGCGGAGATATTATCCAGGCAATTTGTTTCATTTAAAGCACTCAAATCGCTTCGTAGTCAAAAGGATCGAACTTATATAACGCTGCGCGCTTGGGATCTCGAGAAAAGTTAACGGAGAACCATGGATCCCCCTCAGAGAATCGTTCGGACCAGTTATGCAGCAATCGTGCCTTATCCTCAAAATGCTTATGAGAGCGAGATTTACTATCAAGGGATTTGTCAACACATGCCAAATGGTAGAGACATGCCTCTGGTGTATAGATCACCTTTAACCCAGCCTGAGAAGACTTGAAGCAAATATCAACATCCGAATAGTCAAGAAGATACGACTCGTCAAAACCACCCAGACGATTAAAATGTTCGCGTGAAATAGCTAAGCAGACTCCACTCACCGCCGATACATCCCTCACGGTCAATGGCATATAGATATAGCCAGGAGAAGAGCGATGAATGCCTTGCGATAGGTTGACGATTGATTCTCCAACATAAGACAGGCCTGCCTGTTGCACAATGCCGTCAAGATCGCACGTCATTGTTCCAACAACGCCAACATCCTCTCGTTGGGAAAAACCAACGAGAGTCTTTAACCACAAGGAGTCTAGTGCCTGAATATCGTCATGAACAAAGACGAGTTGCTCGCCATGCGCGGCAAGAGCACCGGCATTTCTCCATGTAGATATATTAAACGGGTCATCAAGCGCGTGAACGATATAGCGACAACGAAGTCCAGAGATCGATTGCTGAACAGCAGCTTCCGCATCCTGCGAGCACACGAAAACAACTTCAAGATCATCAAAATCGGTGTCATTGATTGAAGATACAAGAGTCGAAAGAACCGAAGAATTGCCGCGGGTGGTAACGATTAATGAACAGGACTCAGATGAAGAAACATCATAAATAGGGCTATATCTAAAAGCACGATTATGAGAGTTGACCACAGTCGCCTTGATACCGCATCTATCAAGGTGCTCCTGAACCGCTTTTATTCCAGCAAGGGTTGCATAGGGCTTACTATCGGAATTACCCGCAGTCGAATTCTCGCTTATTCTCCAGTGATACAAGATTTTAGGAACGTGATGGATCGTCCCACCAAGTTCGGCAATCTTCAGCACCATGGCATGGTCTTGGGCGCCATCCAACTCGCTGTTAGAAAGGTCAATTCTGTCTAAACATGCCCTTTTAACAGTAAGAAGGTGGCAAATATAATTGTTGTCACGAGCCATATCAAGACTAAAATCCGGCTTAAAAGTAGGATGAGCCAAGGACCCGTCAGGCAATAGCTTATCTTCATCACAATAAAGAAGATTGATTTCAGCATTTTGATTTAAAGCACAGGCGTACTCAAACAAGATATTCGGTTCGAGAACATCATCATGATCGAAAAAGCAGAGGTAGTCTCCCTTGGCCATCTTGATTCCGACATTGGTGTTCTCAGTGATACCTAGATTGCCCTCAAGATTAGTCACTATAATTCTAGAGTCTGCAGTCACATACTCGGAGACCAAGTCGCTAAGGCCATCGTAATCTGGCGTAGAGTTAACCAGGATGAGTTCCCAATTCGAATACGTCTGAGCAATGACAGAATCAGCCATATCCCTGAAGAAATTCAAGGGAGTCTTATATAGAGGAACGATGATTGAAAACAAGGGCTGGTATGCAAATTTTATTTGCGCTTGTACCCGCGAATCGGATCCAGTCAATCTGCGCCCAGAAAACCAGGACAAATAACGGGGTTGATCGAATGCGGACACATGGTTCCGATCGACCTCATCCAAAAGCTCCTTGAGCATATCTTTCTTTAGATTGATAAACGTATCCAGATGACCAGAAGCCCTGTGCATGCAAATGCACAGGCTATCCCCGACCTCAGGAATATGAAGCGAGAAATTTGTTAAACAAGGATTCGCATCGGCTATTAAGTTATTAAATAACAAAGATTCCCCAACAACGCAGGCTTCTTCATTAAAAGCGATAATACGATCACCCTCAAGGCAATCAGTACCCGAAAGAACACCTCTAACGATTACGCCATCAACGCAGGGAATAAAGCTCTCAATTTGGATAGAAGCGAGCGCATGCACGCCAGAACGGTCAATATTGCGAAATCGTCCACAATGCTCCGCGTGCAGCAAGCCGTTAACTTTCGACTCAATCGAAAACTTGCCAGGATTGATGCGACGCTGATAAATTATTTTATCTCCGCTAAAGAAAGACAGCGATTGGTCGACACCAAAATCGGCAAGGACAACAATAAATTCAGTCTCTGAAAAAGGGATGATTCTTGCGGGCAGAATTTGCCCATTGGGTGATTGCGACTCCACGGCATCCGGGAAAACGGATGCGGCTTCATACAGTATATATAGTTTGCCGTCGCCACGGCAATTTAGCTTATTGTTAAATTCGGTATTAAAAACTATGCCCATATCAGCAACACTTTCCAACAACTAAAACAAACTCGCAAATCGTAGCCAAAGCAAAAGGGAATACGAGGCATATCAATATGAATCGTTTACTGTCCCCAAAGACCAAGCGGCTCTGGTTAAGAATAAACGATAGGCACGGAACCAGAAGTGGCAAAAGGTAGCGACTCTGGCAACCATTAACTGTCCCCAATCCAACGGGAGTAAAAGACACATAAAGTGCAGTTGCCACCAAAATCACCGTAAACAAAAACACAAATGAGGCCCAAAGAAATTGTGCGAGACCAATATGCTTAACGCTAATCGAATCTGCCGAAAAAAGCCCAAACAATAATAGGCAAACAGCTGGAAGTACCTGAACCAACCCACGGATTGCATTTACAGAAATCTGAGCAGCAAGCGATCCAAGGTATGCAAAGTTCAATGCATATCCAGAAGAGGTTATCGGATTTAAATAATAAGTTGAAAAATAATTGGCGAGTATTTCAGCGTAGCGCAATGGATCGGCGAGAATGAAAGCGATTTGCTGACCAGAGTTGACATCGGAGCCGCCTCGCATATCGCCAACGTTGGATCCGCTAGCCGTTGAAAACAAGAACGGAAGCGCAAAGGAGGCAAAAGCAATCAAGCCCAAAACAAACACGGCAGCATAGTAATGAACTCGTTGTTTCGAGCTAACAAAACGATTTCGCGGAACCATAAAGAAAAGACCGATTATCGGAAAATACACAGCTTTGACTGCGAGTCCTAAAAAGGTAAATAAAAATGCGAGTGATATATTGCGAACTGTAAATTCATTTAAATCACCCCATGCATACCTCAAAAAATAAGCAAAACCGAGAATGGTAAACGAAATGAGCCATGCATCATATGAGAAACACGACGCAAGAAAGATCGAGGTTGGCAGCATTCCCACAAAAGCAAATAGTCCCTTTTTCGAGGGCGTAACCTTGATTGCAATGGCAATTGCAAGACAGTAACTAAATAAATTGCAAATCCGAGCGAATTGAATCATAGAAGAAAAATCGAAATGCAGAAGGCGAGCGAGCCAAAGACCAATTGCCGAGGGAATATACCCAATGCTGCTAAGCGTATAAACGAATTCTTCATGCTTGTTAACTTGCACATGACCAGAAGCGATATCAGATCTATAGGAGCTATTCAGCTCCCTAGCATGCTCAAGAATTTCCGCTCGATCAAAATGGGAAAGAGAGGGCTCTTCATAGCCCTGCGCACGACGGACCGCTTCGTCAGTAAAGTAAATATCCGTATCAGTTTTTTGAGTTTCAAATAAATAAGATGTCGAAAGGGCATTGGAATAGTGAATTTGATCATCCCATGAAATACCCGTCGTTATCGGAGTGCTCACCACAAGGAACACACCAATTGAGAATGCAGCGATAAAGAAAGTGACGGGAAGGGCAGAGTTTCCCTTTCGAATGCCCGAGCAAGCCGTGAAAACCGAAGTTATGATTACCAGCAGGAAATAAACAACAGCATTAATGAACCCATTCACGAATGCAATCGTAGAGCAGCCAAAAACAATAAAGAATGCGATAATCAGCAGGGAAACGTAGTCGGTAGCCTTGACCCTCGCCGAGACAGAATGGAACAACGCTTTCAGAGAAAAGCCGCTTTGGAATAAATAGAGTATTGCGCAATAGAAAATTAGAAAAAAGAAAATGAGCCGCTTTTTATTCCAGTCAGCAATAT is a genomic window of Collinsella aerofaciens containing:
- a CDS encoding DUF2142 domain-containing protein, coding for MKAVFVALLFIVELLCMKHFYVNHSVSQLFVLVLYCVVVDVAIWQSYCVFLSSDDEKKRGNCPGRCAQLLVLLLAAFAVAVIWEGCTVLGSPASHFSNIADWNKKRLIFFFLIFYCAILYLFQSGFSLKALFHSVSARVKATDYVSLLIIAFFIVFGCSTIAFVNGFINAVVYFLLVIITSVFTACSGIRKGNSALPVTFFIAAFSIGVFLVVSTPITTGISWDDQIHYSNALSTSYLFETQKTDTDIYFTDEAVRRAQGYEEPSLSHFDRAEILEHARELNSSYRSDIASGHVQVNKHEEFVYTLSSIGYIPSAIGLWLARLLHFDFSSMIQFARICNLFSYCLAIAIAIKVTPSKKGLFAFVGMLPTSIFLASCFSYDAWLISFTILGFAYFLRYAWGDLNEFTVRNISLAFLFTFLGLAVKAVYFPIIGLFFMVPRNRFVSSKQRVHYYAAVFVLGLIAFASFALPFLFSTASGSNVGDMRGGSDVNSGQQIAFILADPLRYAEILANYFSTYYLNPITSSGYALNFAYLGSLAAQISVNAIRGLVQVLPAVCLLLFGLFSADSISVKHIGLAQFLWASFVFLFTVILVATALYVSFTPVGLGTVNGCQSRYLLPLLVPCLSFILNQSRLVFGDSKRFILICLVFPFALATICEFVLVVGKCC